The region ATGCGCAGCGCCGCGCCCGCCGTGTAGCCGCTCCCCGTGGTGGAGGGCCGCACCCGCAGGAGCACCTCCTGGTCGCCCGCCGCGTCGCTCATGGCGGCCAGGTCCAGCAGGCGGTTGGCGCTCACCGAGGAGCCGACGCTGCGGACGCCCGGGTCGCCGCCGCCCAGGTCGGCCACGTTCCAGGTGACGCCGGTGGTCACCCCCGCGGGCGTCCACCCGGGCGGGACCTGGCCGGCGGGGTCGCCCGTGAAGCCGGTGGAGACCAGCGCGCCGGAGAGCGGGAACACCGGCGGCAGCGCCCCCATCACCGGGGTGCCGCCGGTGGGCGCGGCGGCCCCGTTGATCGCCGCGCCCATCACGTCGTACTCCACCCCCGACTCGCGCGTGTTGGTGTAGAGGCCGGCGTACCCGGGGGGCACCACCGCCGCGCCGCCGTTGGAGCCGAAGTTGCGGCCCTGGGTGAGCGTCCAGGCGGCCGGCTCGGGCTGGCCGTCGGGCCAGTAGCGGGCCATCACCTGGGTGGCGGTCTTGCGCAGCCGCACCCACATCCACTGGTTCGGCGCCCAGCCGGCGGCCGCCACCGACACCCGGTTGAAGCCGCCGCCCCGGTAGTTCCAGAGCTCGAAGTTGCCCTTGCTGAGGCGCGCCCCGTACTCCTGCGGGTCGTTGTTGGCGTCGATCGAGCCGGAGAGGTACGCGCCCCCCGCCGAGTAGGCGGTGGAGGTGGTGCGCAGCTTCACCACCACCTCCTGCTGGTCGGCCACCGGCACCACCAGCCAGGCGTGCGGCCGCGACCCGCCGTTGACGGTCGAGCCCTCCAGCCGCAGCACCCGGCCGCCGGTGGCCTGCGCGTCGGAGCGCACCACCAGCAGGTAGTTCCAGTCCCAGTTGGAGCGCATCTTCCGCAGGTCGGGCATGGGCGAGCCGACCGTGCCGGTGGAGAAGTCGGTGAACCACTGCTCCCCCGGCGGCGGGGGCGGAGGAGGGGGCGGCGGCGGCGGCGCTTCCGTGACGGTCACGGCCGAGGTGTCGGCGAGCTGCGGCGACGCGGTGCTGGTGGCGACGACCGCGTAGGAGCCCGTCGTGGCGCCCGCGGTGTAGAGCCCGCCCGCGCCGATCGTCCCGCCCGTGGCCGCGTAGGTGACGCTCACGGCCGTGCTGTCGCCGTTGGAGAGCCGCCCGTACGCCTGGAACTGCACCATCCCGCCGGCCGCGACCGTGGCGGAGGCCGGCGTCAGGAACACCTGCGTGAGGGTGGGCGGAGGGGGAGGCGGGGCGGCGCCCGGGATCGGCGCGGTGGCGCCCCGGGACGCGAACCCGAACGCGTCATAGTCGACGGTGTTCGCCTCGTAGGTGTAGAGCCCGGCGGAGCCCGCGGCCAGCCCGGCGTCGGTCCCCGTGGTGGTCCAGCCGGCCGGCTCCGCGGCGCCGTCGGCCCACACCTTCGCCTTCAGCGACGTCCCGTCCGCGCGGAAGCGCAGCCAGTACCACTGCCCCGGGTTGTTCACGAACGACGCCGCGCTCACGAAGAGCCAGGCGCCGTTCAGGAAGCGGTTGATCTCGACCTGGTCGGTGTTGGGGCGCAGGTAGGCCACGTACGCGCTCTCGGAGGTGCCCGCCATGGTGTGCCGGAGCGCCACGCCGGGGCCGCGGGCGTCGCCGTCGGCCAGGCGCAGCTTGACCACCACCTCCTGCTTCGTGGTGGTGTCGGCGGCGGCGTCCAGCCGCAGGATGTGGCGCGCGGTGGCGGTGGTGGTGTTGCGCAGCACCCGGGCGTCGGAGGCGGTCGAGTCGGCCGCCAGCACCCAGTCGGAGCTCGCCGGGTACGCCGTCTCCGTCCAGCCGGCCGGCGCCGCGCCCGGCGTCCCTTCCGCGAAGGTGAGCTCGGCCGACGACACGGGCGGCGGGGGAGGCGGCGGAGGCGAGATCGGGGAGAGGAAGGTGGCCTGCCAGACGTCCCACTGCACCACGCCGTTGTCGTGGTTCGAGACCCCCGGCTTGCCGGCGGGCCAGCGCGTGTCGGTCGCGCTCATCTGCCAGGCGGCGGGCTCCGCCGTGCCGCGGGGCCACACGCGCGCCTGCACCGTGGTGCCCACGGCCCGGAGCCGCACCGAGTACCAGGTGTCGTCGGCCCAGAAGAGGCCCAGCGTGTCGAGCTGCGTGTAGGCGCCGCCGGTCCAGGTGGCGAGCGCGATGCTGCGGTGCGTGCTGGTGGCCACGAACCACACGGCGTAGCCGCCCTCGTCGGTGGCCGTCCCGCCCATGCGCACCGCGGCGGACCCCATGTACCACACCGTGGTGCCGCCGCCCAGGGAGCGGACGCGGAGCTCGGTGTAGACCTCCTGGTCGGCCACGTTGCCGGCGCCGTCGTAGGCCAGCCCCCAGCGGTTGCGCGACTGGCCGCCGGCCGCCCACTGCAGCACCTTGCCGCCGGCGGCCGACGGCTCGTCGGCCACCAGGAAGTACGGGGTGGGGTCCCACACCTGCGAGAAGCCGGCGGGCTGCGCGCCGGCGGCGTACTCGCTCCAGTCGGTGGAGTGCACGTCGCCGCTGACGGTGATCGCGCGCGGGTGCAGGTCGGGCCCGGTGAGCGGCGCGCGGTCGCGGCAGCCGTAGCCCAGCGCGGCGGCCAGGAGGAGCAGGGCGGACGCGCGGCGCCGCGTCGCCGCGTTCGGGAGCGGAATCGGCAGGGACATCGGGGAGCCCCGGTTCGGAAGGTCCGGTGGTCCGCGGAAGGGAACGCACTCTCCCCACGGCGGAACCAGTGCCCCGAGCGCACGGCGCGGACCGTCCCCTCTCCCCGCCGCGTCGCGCTGGAATCGTTGCAGTTGCTCGCAGATCGAGCCGGCTCGCGGGCCGGGGAGCGGGAAAGCGTTGCTCCGGCACCACAACCCGTTTCGCGGAGTGTTGAAGGCCCACCGCATCGGCGGGCGCGGCGAAGCACAGCCCCCGCATGGAGATGGCGCCTACGGAGGGCTCGCTTGCCGCCGAGTGGCTCAGGGACTCTCCGCGACAGGTCTACATCAGCGGGAGCCGGGGCAGGAGCGGAGCGCTCCCCGGCTCGGCGATGCACATTGCACACGCCTCTACGTCGTGCTAATTTTCAGCACACCAGAAGATCCGGATCACATGAAGGCTTCTTCCCAGCACGCGTCCACGCTCGCGGCGCTCTTCCCCTCCATGGCGATGGCGCGTCTGGTGGTGTTCTTCGCCGTGCACCCGGGCGGCCGGTTCCACCTGCGCGAGCTGAAGCGGCTCACCCGGCTCTCGAGCGCGTCGCTGCAGCACGAGCTTCGGCGCCTGGCGCGGATCGGCGCGCTGCGGCGGGAGGAAGAGGGGGCGCGGGCCGTCTTCAGCGCGGACGAGTCGCACCCCGCCTGGCGCGCGTGGATGCTCCTGCTGCGCTCCGGCGCGTCCCCCGCCGACGTGCTCCGCGAGGCGCTGGTGGACGCGGAGGGGCTCGAAGGCGCTTTCGTGTTCGGCTCGTGGGCGCGCGGGGACGCACGCCCGGACAGCGACGTCGACGTGTTCCTGATCGGGAGCGACGACGCCCGGCTGCGCGCGGGGAGGAGCCTCTCGGAAGCCGAGCTCCTGGTCGGCAGGGAGCTGGACGTGATCGGCTACGACGCGGAGCAGCTCGCGCGGCGCGTCCGCTCGGGCAACGCGTTCGTGCGGCGCGTTCTCGCCGGGCCGATGGAGTGGGTCCGCGGCGGCCCGGAAGCATTGACGGAGACCTGCTCCGTGTGATCGAAACCGCTGCTCATCGTGCTTCTCCTTATCTTTGGCGCAGCCGCGAGCAGCCCCCTCCCCAGCCCTCCCCCGGTGCGCGGTGGAGGGAGAACAACAGCACGCTGTGCATTCCTCGGGTCCGACCTCGGAGCCGGCGAGCGATTCAGATCATCCGTACAAAAGAATCTCGGCGCCGGGCGGGGAGGCCCGGCGCCGAGGGGTGCGAACGCCGTGGGGAGTCTGCGATCCTGGGGGTGATCAGAAGCCGCGGGGGATGGCCAGGTGGGGACCAGCACCAGCTCGGCCCAGCCGGGGGAGAGGGTCGGGGGCGGCCAACGACGGACTCCACGTTCGCGCTCCGCAGGGGTGCGGAGGTGCTCACGTCGGGGCCGCTGCCCTGTCAACATGTGTTCCCGACCGGGCACGACGGATAAGATGTTGCAGAATAGAGGTTTAGCAGATCGGTGAGGACGCGCGGGGCTGGTGCGGCTGCAACGGGGTGTTGCAGGGGGTGCAACGCGGCGGGCCCCCTCCGGCTCGCTGGGGCTCGCAACCTCCCCCGTGCCGTGGGATGTTGCGGGGCGGAACTCGTTGCGAGAGCGAGCTTCGGAGTGGCGGCGGGGGGCCCTCACCCGCCGCCTTAGAGCGGCAACCCTCTCCCAACTTCGGGAGAGGGTGGACTTTACGGCGGTGTGGGGGGAGAGGGTAGTGCTGCGTGTTCCGCAGCCTGTTCCCTGTCCCCTGCGGCTGCGTGAGGGATGCGCGCCCGGCGGGCCGGGCCGGCGCCGCCACGGGGGTATCGTGGCGGCGGCGGCCCGGCGCGGTTGGGCACAGTCGTATCGTGCCCTACCGCGCGCGCAGCCCGGCCTGGAGCGCAGCGGAGGGACACGCCCGGAACTGCAGTGCGAAAGTGCTGAGTGCGAAAGTGCGAAAGTGACTGCGATCCAATCACTTTCGCACTTCGCACTTCGCACTTCGCACTTCGCACTTCGCACTATTCATCCGCCTCGTCGGCGTCGACCAGCGGGCCGCCGGACTGGTACTGGGCCAGCAGGCGGTCCAGGCGCGGGCGCGAGATGCCCAGGATGCGCGCGGCCTTGCTCTTGTTGCCGCCGGTGTGGCCCAGCACCCGCTCCACGTGCCGGCGCTGCGCCTCGGCCAGCGACACCAGGCCGTCGTCGCTCTCGGGGGGGCGCTCGGGGGCCAGCGCGGCGCCCAGCGAGAAGTGCTCG is a window of Longimicrobium sp. DNA encoding:
- a CDS encoding nucleotidyltransferase domain-containing protein, which gives rise to MKASSQHASTLAALFPSMAMARLVVFFAVHPGGRFHLRELKRLTRLSSASLQHELRRLARIGALRREEEGARAVFSADESHPAWRAWMLLLRSGASPADVLREALVDAEGLEGAFVFGSWARGDARPDSDVDVFLIGSDDARLRAGRSLSEAELLVGRELDVIGYDAEQLARRVRSGNAFVRRVLAGPMEWVRGGPEALTETCSV